A stretch of DNA from Desulfurispora thermophila DSM 16022:
CTCCCTTTTTAACCACCAGCTGTCCCACCACAAACTCTTCCCGTTCATAGTCAATGCGTAACGCCTCACAACCACACACACACGGTTTGCCCATACCCCGGGCCACCACAGCTGCGTGACTGGTCATGCCGCCGCGGGAAGTCAGGATACCCTGCGCGGCTACAATACCGTGAATATCGTCCGGTGTTGTTTCCATGCGTACCAGAATGAGCTTTTCGCCCTGCTTGCCCAACCGTTCCGCCTCGTCGGCGTCAAAGACCACCTGACCGGAAGCCGCACCCGGTGAAGCCGGTAGGCCTTTAGCAATGACCTCCAAACTGGCCTTGGGATCAATCCGCCGGTGCAACAACTGATCCAGCTGAGCCGGTTCCACCCGCAAAACAGCTTCTTCTTTCGAAATTAAACCTTCCTGCACCATGTCCACAGCGATTTTGATGGCCGCCTGAGCTGTACGCTTACCTGTGCGGGTCTGCAGCATATAGAGTTTGCCCCGCTCAATGGTAAACTCTATATCCTGCATATTGCGATAGTGTTTCTCTAACAATTGACATGTCTGAACAAATTGCTCGTATACGGCAGGCATCTCCTGTTGTAAAGTGGCAATGGGTTGCGGAGTGCGAATACCGGCCACCACATCTTCGCCCTGGGCGTTGATCAAATACTCGCCATAAAGCACATTTTCACCCGTGGAAGGGTTGCGGGTAAAAGCCACCCCCGTACCGCAATCATTGCCCAGGTTGCCAAAAACCATCACTTGCACATTGACTGCCGTGCCCAGATCATCGGGAATTTTATTGATCTTGCGGTAGACAATGGCCCGGTCATTGTTCCAGGAATTAAAAACAGCATAAATGGCCCGGAATAACTGCTCCATGGGAGCCTGCGGGAATGGTTCCCCGGTTTCCCGCTCAATTAGTTTTTTGTATTCTTCTACCACAACTTGCCAATCTTCAGCAGTCAATTGATTGTCATAATCCACCTGTTTGCGCTGTTTGGCGTGCTCCAGAATACGTTCAAACTTGTGGTGCTCTATGCCCAGCACCACATCACCAAACATATTCAGAAAGCGCCGGTAACAATCCAGAGCGAAACGATCATCACCCGATGTGGCAGCCAGGCCCTGCACAGTTGCATCGTTCAAGCCCAGGTTGAGCACGGTATCCATCATGCCGGGCATGGAGATAGGCGCCCCGGAGCGAACACTCACCAGCAGCGGGTTTTGTGGATCACCAAACCTTTTGCCTGTCTTGTCTTCCAGCACTTTTATGTATTCCCGCACCTGTTCTTCCATACCGGGCGGAAATTTTTTATCACAGGCGTAGAACTCCTTGCAAGCTTCGGTGGTGATAATAAGACCGGGCGGAACCGGCAGACCAATGTTGGTCATTTCCGCCAGGTTTGCTCCCTTGCCGCCCAGCAGGTTTTTCATATCGGCGCGGCCCTCTTCGAACAAGTAGACATACTTTTTAACGGACATATCTTTCCCCCCTGTAATATAATTCCAGAACCTTGCTGGCCGTTTCCTCCACAGCCTTGTTGGTAACGTCGATAACCGGACAACCCACCTTGCGCATGATTTCCTGGGCATACTCCAATTCACGCAAGATCCGCTCCATACTGGCATAGTCCGCATTGGAAGTAAGCCCAAGTGTTTTCAGCCTTTCCCGCCGGATTTCATTTAACTGGGACGGCTTGATGGTCAGTCCGACAACTTTATGAGGTGGCAGACTGAAAATCTCTTCCGGCGGAGATACTTCGGGCACCAGTGGTACGTTGGCTGCCTTGATCCGCTTGTGGGCCAAATACATGCAAAGAGGAGTCTTGGAAGTGCGGCTTACCCCCAATACCACCAGATCGGCCCGCAGTATGCCGCGCGGATCTTTGCCATCGTCGTACTTAACAGCAAATTCAATGGCTTCCACCCGCCGGAAATATTCCTCATCCATTTTGCGCACCAGACCGGGCTCCAACTTGGGTGGCCTACCGGTCGCTTTTTCCAGGGCATCCAGCATGGGAGTGATAATGTCCACAGCCGGCACACCGTGTCGCGCCGCTTCCCGAATCAAAGCCTCGCGCAACTGGGGCAACACCAGCGTATAAGCAATTACGCTATTAAAGGCAGCCGCTTCCTCAACAATTTCGGGAATTTCCTCCGGATCATTCACGTATGGTACACGCCGCACATCAACTACTCCGCCCTCAAACTGGCTGGCCGCAGCTCTGGCCACCAGTTCGGCCGTTTCACCAATGGAGTCGGAAATAATATAAATAATGGGTCTTTCTTGCATTGCGCTAATGGCCAACTCCCCCTTAGCTTTCTTCTCCCAGCTCCACCAAAATTCTGGTAGCGGTGGTCTTACTAAACCGTCCAATTACTTCCAGAGCACCTTTCACACCTTCCACCGGCCGGACTACCGGCAAAGCATCCACTTCATGACTGATTAACTTTTTTGCTGCCGACCACACCGTTTCGTCAGCAGTTGTTGTTACCACATTGGGCATCCGTGTCATGATCACTCCCACCGGCAGTTTATGAATATCGTGTCCGCCGATGGTTATTTTTAAAAAGTCTTTACGCGACACTACACCTTCCAGTAGCCCGTTTTCCTTCACTACGAACAACGTCCCGACATCCTCGATAAACATGGTCACTACCGCATCATATACCGAGCACTGTTCGTGCACCACAGTCGGGACCGATTTCACCTCGCCCACCTTCATCTGGTGCAGCTTTTCTGCCGCTAGCCGGTTAATACTTCTACCACTATAAAAGTAACCCACCCGCGGCCTGGCCTCGATTAAACCGGCCATGGTTAAGATAGCCATATCAGGCCGCAGAGTTGCCCTGGTAAGCGACAGTTTTTCGGCAATTTGCTCACCAGTTATAGGGCCGTCTCTCTTGACTATTTCCAGTATGGCTGCCTGCCGCTTGGTGAGCTGCAAATTACATCGCCCCTTGCGAGCAAATATGCTATACTAATTACCTTATGGGTTATATTATATATACTACCTGCCTTCATTTCCAGTACCAAAACGAGGAATTTTTTATTAAAAATCCCGTGCCCGGAGTTTATAGGGCACGGGAACAGTTCTATACCACAAGTTTGGACAAGTCGGCCAGGGGACGTGTTAAATCTGTAACCATTTTTAATAGAGCCAGACGACTTTGTCGCACCGCTTCGTCCTCCACCATAACCATTACCTGGTCAAAAAAGCTGTCCACAGGCTCTTTCAGCAAAGACAGACTGGTAAAAGCATCGGCATATCGACCACAAGTCAGGTATTCCGTCACTTGCGCCTGTACTTTGTTCAGCGCCGCCAAGAGATTTTTTTCGGCCTGGTGGTGCAACAATTCCGGGTTTAAGGCTACTCCCGTATGTTTTTTGACCAGATTGCCAGCACGGGTAAAAGCAGAAAGGGCTGCCGCAAAAGCACTGTTCCGGCGCACTTCCTCCAATGCAGCACACCGCTCTCCTACAGCCAGCAGGTTGTCGATGCCGGCCGCCAGCACAGCATCCACCGTATCATAGGCATAACCCTTCTCCAGTAGCAGCCCCTTCAGGCGCTGAGCAACAAACTCCAGCAGTTCAACTTGTACCTGCCGGCAATCCGCTTTCAGGCCAACCCTTCCTCCATAAGCTCGATATGCCTCTTCTATCAGCCTGCTCAAGGAGAATGATAATTTTCCCGACAGGACAATGTGACAAATCCCCAAAGCCTGCCGGCGCAGCGCATAGGGATCCTGAGAGCCGGTGGGTATAATGCCTATAGCAAAGCAGCCCACCAGATTATCTATTTTCTCGGCGAGAGACAACAACTGGCCGGGTATTGTGCGGGGTAGCTCATCACCGGCAAAGCGCGGCAGGTAATGCTCGTAAATGGCCTGAGCCACTTCCGGGGATTCACCCTGACGCAAGGCATATTCCCGGCCCATAATGCCCTGCAATTCGGGAAACTCATAAACCATGTTTGTGACCAGGTCGGCTTTGCACAAATGAGCCGCTCGAGCAGCGACCTTTTTCTGATTATCCTCAACACCCAGTTGAGCGGCCAGGTAAGCTACTATCCCTTTCAGGCGCTCCACCTTATCCAACATGCTGCCCAGGGTTTCCTGCCAGGTCACCCTGGCCAGACTGGCCACCCGGTCGGCAAAATTGGTTTTTAGATCCTCCTGCCAGAAGAAGGCTGCATCGGCCAGGCGGGCCCGCAATACCTTTTCATTGCCCGAGCGAACAATATCTATATGCTCATGGGTACCGTTGCGCACAGCTATAAAATGGGGTAGCAAGTTTCCATCTTTGTCCAATATGGGGAAATAGCGCTGATGTTCCCGCATGGGGGTAACCAAAACCTCGCGCGGCATGGTCAGGTATGAATCAGCAAAGCTACCCAGAAAAGCTGCCGGATATTCCAATAGGTTGGTCACTTCTTCCAATAGTTCTGGGTCCGGCGTAACCTGCCCGCCGATAGAAGCGGCTACTTGCTGGATTTGCTGCCAGATCAGTTGTTTTCTCTCCACCGGGTCCACAATGACATAGGCCTGACGCAAAATGTCTATGTATTGTTCCGGGTTTTCGATCAAAAGCGGGTGAGGGGCCAAGAAACGGTGACCGTAAGTAATGTTTCCTGCCTGGCAACCGGCATAACTAAAGGGCACTACCTCGCTTCCGTAAAGAGCTACCAGCCAGCGGATAGGCCGGATAAAACGCACTTCCTGGTTACCCCAACGCATGGGTTTGGGAAAATGCAAACCAGCCAGCAGGCGGGGCAGAATACCCGCCAGAACCTGCCGGGCCGGCAGGCTTTCTTCCTGTTTGACCGCAAACACATAATCTACGGGGCCCACGGGACGTATCACCAAATCTGTCACAGCCACACCCTGACTGCGGGCAAAGCCCTCCGCCGCCTTTGTCGGTCTGCCTGCTTCATCAAAAGCCACCTTCACAGCCGGCCCTTTGGCTTCAATCACTCGCGCCTCCTGCTTTTCTGCCAGTCCCTCGATCAACAAAGCCAGACGGCGCGGGGTAGCAAAGGTCTTGACCTGGCTGAATTTAAGCCTCTCCTGGTTCAGCATCCCGGCAGCCAGTTCACCCAGCTGCTTAAGGGCAGGGGTGATAAAACGGGCCGGCATTTCCTCGGTACCAATTTCCAGCAAAAATGTTTTCTCCGCCATTTACTCCGTGCCTCCCCAGGATTTTTTTAGCAGCGGGTAGCCCATTTCCTCCCGCTGTTTCACATAAGCCTGGGCACAACTGCGAGCCAGGTTGCGCACCCGGTGAATATACCCGGTGCGCTCGGTCACACTGATGGCCCCCCGGGCATCCAGCAAGTTAAATGTATGCGAACATTTCAACACATAATCGTAGGCCGGCAACACCAGTTGCTTTTCCACCAGCCGCATAGCTTCGGCTTCAAACATATCAAACATTTTATGCAACATATCCACATCAGCTTCGGTAAAATTGTAATGGGAGTGCTCCACCTCACCCTGGTGGTGCACATCACCATAAGTAACATCTCCCACCCAAATG
This window harbors:
- the ppdK gene encoding pyruvate, phosphate dikinase yields the protein MSVKKYVYLFEEGRADMKNLLGGKGANLAEMTNIGLPVPPGLIITTEACKEFYACDKKFPPGMEEQVREYIKVLEDKTGKRFGDPQNPLLVSVRSGAPISMPGMMDTVLNLGLNDATVQGLAATSGDDRFALDCYRRFLNMFGDVVLGIEHHKFERILEHAKQRKQVDYDNQLTAEDWQVVVEEYKKLIERETGEPFPQAPMEQLFRAIYAVFNSWNNDRAIVYRKINKIPDDLGTAVNVQVMVFGNLGNDCGTGVAFTRNPSTGENVLYGEYLINAQGEDVVAGIRTPQPIATLQQEMPAVYEQFVQTCQLLEKHYRNMQDIEFTIERGKLYMLQTRTGKRTAQAAIKIAVDMVQEGLISKEEAVLRVEPAQLDQLLHRRIDPKASLEVIAKGLPASPGAASGQVVFDADEAERLGKQGEKLILVRMETTPDDIHGIVAAQGILTSRGGMTSHAAVVARGMGKPCVCGCEALRIDYEREEFVVGQLVVKKGDIISIDGASGQVMLGQVPMIDPEISPEFQQLLSWADEIRAMGVRANADTPEDAAKAREFGAEGIGLTRTEHMFMAQDRLPIVQQMILAATPEERAQALDKLLPMQEGDFYGILKAMAGLPVTIRLLDPPLHEFLPNAEELAVEITRLRLTGGAEKEVRAKEDLLRKVRALSEFNPMLGHRGCRLGITFPEVYAMQARAIFQATARLVQEGVEVIPEVEIPLVIDVNELRLLKEMVSQVAAEVMEQFGVKFEYTVGTMIEVPRAALLADEVAREAEFFSFGTNDLTQTTLGFSRDDAEGKFMNDYLEKKILPENPFVVLDRKGVGKLMRMAVELGRQTRPDLLVGICGEHGGEPSSVEFCYEIGLNYVSCSPFRVPIARLAAAQATVKYGRR
- a CDS encoding pyruvate, water dikinase regulatory protein, producing the protein MQERPIIYIISDSIGETAELVARAAASQFEGGVVDVRRVPYVNDPEEIPEIVEEAAAFNSVIAYTLVLPQLREALIREAARHGVPAVDIITPMLDALEKATGRPPKLEPGLVRKMDEEYFRRVEAIEFAVKYDDGKDPRGILRADLVVLGVSRTSKTPLCMYLAHKRIKAANVPLVPEVSPPEEIFSLPPHKVVGLTIKPSQLNEIRRERLKTLGLTSNADYASMERILRELEYAQEIMRKVGCPVIDVTNKAVEETASKVLELYYRGERYVR
- a CDS encoding helix-turn-helix transcriptional regulator — protein: MQLTKRQAAILEIVKRDGPITGEQIAEKLSLTRATLRPDMAILTMAGLIEARPRVGYFYSGRSINRLAAEKLHQMKVGEVKSVPTVVHEQCSVYDAVVTMFIEDVGTLFVVKENGLLEGVVSRKDFLKITIGGHDIHKLPVGVIMTRMPNVVTTTADETVWSAAKKLISHEVDALPVVRPVEGVKGALEVIGRFSKTTATRILVELGEES
- the glyS gene encoding glycine--tRNA ligase subunit beta, with translation MAEKTFLLEIGTEEMPARFITPALKQLGELAAGMLNQERLKFSQVKTFATPRRLALLIEGLAEKQEARVIEAKGPAVKVAFDEAGRPTKAAEGFARSQGVAVTDLVIRPVGPVDYVFAVKQEESLPARQVLAGILPRLLAGLHFPKPMRWGNQEVRFIRPIRWLVALYGSEVVPFSYAGCQAGNITYGHRFLAPHPLLIENPEQYIDILRQAYVIVDPVERKQLIWQQIQQVAASIGGQVTPDPELLEEVTNLLEYPAAFLGSFADSYLTMPREVLVTPMREHQRYFPILDKDGNLLPHFIAVRNGTHEHIDIVRSGNEKVLRARLADAAFFWQEDLKTNFADRVASLARVTWQETLGSMLDKVERLKGIVAYLAAQLGVEDNQKKVAARAAHLCKADLVTNMVYEFPELQGIMGREYALRQGESPEVAQAIYEHYLPRFAGDELPRTIPGQLLSLAEKIDNLVGCFAIGIIPTGSQDPYALRRQALGICHIVLSGKLSFSLSRLIEEAYRAYGGRVGLKADCRQVQVELLEFVAQRLKGLLLEKGYAYDTVDAVLAAGIDNLLAVGERCAALEEVRRNSAFAAALSAFTRAGNLVKKHTGVALNPELLHHQAEKNLLAALNKVQAQVTEYLTCGRYADAFTSLSLLKEPVDSFFDQVMVMVEDEAVRQSRLALLKMVTDLTRPLADLSKLVV